The sequence CATcgatcagaactatatcatcagtgaacaacatacaccatggcacctccccttgaatatggtatgTCAAGGCATCCATCGTTGGATCAAATAAGAATGGGCTAAgtgcagatccttggtgtaaccccataatcACCAGAAAAAGCTCGGAGTCACCTCCCACAGTCCTGAcctgagtcttagctccatctCATATATCCTTTATCGATTCAATGTATGCTACCGGCACCCCTTTCACTTCCACGCATCACCAAAGAACGtccctagggaccttgtcatacgccttttctaggtcaataaacaccatgtgcaaatccCTCTTCCTCTCCCTGTgttgttccaccaacctccttataaggtggatagcttccgtagtagaacgtcccggcatgaacccgaactggtttttAGAAATAGATATAGCCCTCATCACCCtcccttccaccaccctctcccaaacatTCATGGTATGAGTTAAAAACTTGAtgcccctataattgttacaattctggatatcacctttgttcttaaaCAGTGAAATCATCAAACTATATCTCCACTCCTATGGAATCCTCTTTGTcttgaaaataacattaaacagcccAATCAGTCATTctaagcctgctctacccacatacCTCCAAAATGCTACTTGAATTTCGTTTGGTCTTGTCACTTTTCCCCGATTCATCTTCCCCACAGCTCCCACTACCTCATCAACCTTGATACGCCTACAGTACCTGAAGTCTCGGTGACTCTCGGAGTATCCCAACTCCCCTAGCACGATGCTACCACTCccctcttcattcagaagtttttGAAAGTACGACTTCCATCTATGCTTAATCTGGGAGTCTTCCGTCAATACTCTACCTTCCTCAtctttgatgcacttcacttgatCCAGGTCACGAGCTTTCCTCTCTCTCGCTTTGGCCAGCCAAAATAGCTTCTTGTCCCCAACTTTTCCCCCCAATTCCTCATCCAACCGATCAAATGCAGCAGTCTTAGCCTTTGTGACCGCTAATTTTGCCTTCCTAGCTTCCTTATACCTCACTCTATTTGTTCTACTTTTTTATTATTCATTGATACTCTCCATTAACGTAAGGTACGCCATTTTCTTTggttccactttaccttggactgcatcattccaccaccagtcaccTCAGTGCCCGCCATAGTAGCCCTTTGAGAATCTGGGTCATAGCCACCATACTCCAGAAtgtaaccaaatgctcctccctcTTCGAAAAACTAGAGTTCACGATCACCAACTCAAAATCCCAAGCAAAATCGAATAGAGAAGTACCACCTCCATTCCTATCCCCAAAGTTGAAGCCACTGTGCACCCGAATCCACCGTGCACCCGAAGCCACTGTGCTCCCGAATGCACCGTGCACCTTGCCTTAACCCCCAGCcgacgacccaatatgaccattgaaatcccctcctatacATAACTTCTCCATTGACGGAATACCCCGCACCACCTCATCCAACCCCTTCCAGAAGCGCCTCTTAACCTCCTCGTCCAAGCCCACTTGCGGCGCGTACGCGCTAACAACATTCAGAGTGCTCCCTCCAACTACTAGCTTAATCGCCATCAATCTGTCATTCACCCACCTAACCTCAACCACTGACTCCCTAAGCTCCCTATCCACCAAAATACTCTCTCCGTTCTTACCCTTCACGCATCCGGAGTATCACAATTTAAACCCATCTACATTCCTCGCCTTTCATCCTACCCACCTGGTCTCCTGAACACAAGCTATATTGACCTTCCTCTTCTGGAGAATCTTTGCTAGCTCTATAGACTTACCTATTAACGTCCCTATATTCCACGATCCAATCCTCAACCTATAGGCTTCATTGTTGCCTTTACCCCCTCTATGCCCTGTCCCACCCCATGACCCGTGACCTACCCCCCACCCCACCACCCGCCCaccccgaggacatgaccctactCTGCCATTACAAATCGCAACCGCTATACCTATGGTGGTCTAGACAAAAATGCAACTACAAACAAGTAAAGGTATAAACCAGAAGGAAACAAATTAACTAAAACAAAAGGTGACGGAAGGTACCAATTCCCGCGGATAGAACCTGGACTTTCGGCTTGCTATACTCCCGGTGCTGTGGGACCCGACGTCCAGCCCTTGGGACTACCAACCAGCCTGCCTGCTTTGCTGTATTTGCGTGTATACCTCCTACTCAATCCGAAACAACCACCAACAAAGTGCAACCTGAAAAACACATAAACACACAATGAAACCGAAAAAAAGAGACAAGTGCGGGTCTGTCACCATCACCACCAGTGACACACAGGTCTCCTACTGGCCTGACTCGCTGGAAAATAATGATGAACCTTGTTACAGTGGAGCGACACCGTGAAAAGAAGAAGGGAGACGAAAAAAGTATAAAGGAGAATGGGGAAGCATAGAGAAGGGGGTTGGGGTTGAAgccgaaaaaagaagaagagagacaGAGCGGCGTCGATGAAACGTCGATTGCTAGCCTAGTCTCTTCTAGGGTTAAGAAGGGGTAGAAAGAGAGGGgggaagaaagagagaaaggCGAAGGGAGAGATCGAAAGATAGAGGGAGAGAGGGGGTGTGCTTACCTAGCTTACCCGTCTACGCCAGTGTCGGTGCTAGCGAAGTTCACCGGCGGAGCATACCATTAGAATTAGACCGTTACTGTTGTGAGTGTTCTGTGTTtttgtagagagagagagagagagttgtaaAATGAATCATTAAGTGTTATAtgaaggagtctaagactaatatcaTTTAGAAGgaatggaatgttgccctggtagtggaatgagggtgtaattgtgataaataaaggatgacatttgggccttcgattgagtaatgatttgaagaaaaaaaagggatttcatgaattgtacatgatTAAAATACACACGTAAGGTGAATCATATCAGGATGCTATTAAATATAGTTATGGAAGCATGGTATCGCCCCAACTGtatc is a genomic window of Nicotiana tabacum cultivar K326 chromosome 16, ASM71507v2, whole genome shotgun sequence containing:
- the LOC142170346 gene encoding uncharacterized protein LOC142170346; this translates as MEVFFEEGGAFGYILEYGGYDPDSQRATMAGTEVTGGGMMQSKEARKAKLAVTKAKTAAFDRLDEELGGKVGDKKLFWLAKARERKARDLDQVKCIKDEEGRVLTEDSQIKHRWKSYFQKLLNEEGSGSIVLGELGYSESHRDFRYCRRIKVDEVVGAVGKMNRGKVTRPNEIQVAFWRYVGRAGLE